The Bdellovibrio bacteriovorus W nucleotide sequence GGACGTAGTGTGGAGAAATAACATCAGTTTCGCACGCATTGAGGGGATTGATGGACAAGAAGTGCCATTCAGTGAGCTGTACTTATTGGGTGGACCTTATTCGTTGCGTGGATACCGCACCTACCGTGTCGGAAAAATGAAATACTCGCAAAAAGTTTTTGACGAGTTAACCACAGGGTCGAATCCCCTGCCGGTCGATGAGGCGCGCAAGCGTGCGATGCGTTTTTACGGTGGTACGCAACAGGCTCTTCTTCAAACTGAATTGCAGTTCCCTTTGGTTAAAGAAGCTGGCATCATGGGTGCTGGGTTCTTCGACGTCGGTGCGGCTGATGATACGATCACAAATGACAATCTTCACGCCGACGTAGGTTTTGGGATTCGTTGGTATTCTCCGATTGGTGTTTTAAGATTTGAGTGGGGCTTCCCATTAAATCGTGATTCGTACTATCAAGATGCTGCGGTCTTTGAGTTTTCGATTGGCCCAAGTTTTTAATCGGCAGCAGGGATGTTGACCGTTTGATTTTAATCAAACCTTTTAAGGAGGATTCATGAAAAAGTTATTAATCGCACTTGCGGTTTTTGCATCAGCGTCGTTTGCACACGCACAAGCAAAAGTTGGATTCGTGGATATGCAAAAAGCTATTCAGACAACTGCTGCTGGTAAAAAAGCAAAGACTGAACTTGAGGGTGAGTTTAACAAAAAGAAAAAAGAATTAGAAAAGAAAGAAGCTGATCTTAAAAAGATGGGCGAAGATTTAGAGAAGAAAAAATCTGTTCTTTCTGAAGAAGCTTTAGCTAAGAAACAAGCGGAATTTCAAGAAGAAATGTTGAAGTACCGTGACGTTGTTGGCAAAAGCCAAGTTGAGATTCAGAAGAAAGAGCGTGATTTGACGGCTCCAATTCTAGAGAAGATGAGAAAAGTTATTGCGACACTTGCTAAAGACCAAGGTTACGCAATGGTTTTAGAGAATTCTCAAATGGTGTTGTACGCAACTCCAGAGGCTGATTTAACTGATGCAGTTGTAAAGGCCTTCGAAAAAACGAAGTAATCAAAAAAAAGGGGCCTTAAAGGGCCCTTTTTTGTTTTCAGTGCATGAAAGAGCGCTTAGGAATTTATGGCAAACTATATTGTTCACCCTAGCAGTGTTTTATCCCCAGATGTTGAATTGGCAGATGACGTTGTCATCGGTCCTTATTGCCTTATTCAAGGGAAAGTAAAAATTGGAAAAGGTACCTTCGTTGAAGGTCACGTGACTTTAGGGTCTCGTTACGGAATCGTAGAAATCGGCGAAAACAATCATTTCTCTCCAGGTGCTGTGATCGGTGGACCTCCACAAGATCACTCTTACAAAGGTGAGCCGACAAAACTTATCATTGGTAATAATAATAAATTCAGAGAGTTTTCAACTGCGAACCTTGCAACTAGCAAAGCAGATGGAATCACTGAAATCGGAAATAACAATTACTTCATGGCATACACGCACGTTGGGCACGATTGCAAAATCGGTAATGACGTGACGATTGCCAACGACTCTCACTTGGGCGGTCACTGTATTATTGAAGACGGTGTGACTATTGGTGGAGTGAGTGCCTTCAATCAATTTACAAAAGTAGGCCGTGGTGCATTTATCGCGGGATCTGCAGTTGTAAATAAAGACATTCTTCCGTTCAGTCGTGCACAAGGCACATACGCTACCATTCGTGCGACAAATAAAATTGGTCTTGCAAGAAAAGGTTACTCTCGCGAGGAGATCGCCAATGTTCATAAAGCAATTCGTATTATGATCATGGGATCGTCGACAGTTGAAGAGGGTATTGCGCGCATTAAAGAAGAATGCGTAATGAGCGATAACATTAAGTATTTTATCGACTTCGTTCAAAGCTCTAAACGCGGAATCGCGGTTGATAGAAGCCCAAAGAATTGGAAAGACGATGAGTAAGGTATTACGTGGCGCAGTTGTTGGGGTTGGCTATTTAGGTCAATTCCACGCACAAAAATATGCTAATTGTCCAGATGTCGAGTTGATCGGTGTTTGTGACGCCTTCCCAGAGCAGGCAGATAAAATTGCAGCTAACATGGAAGTTCAGAGTTTTCATAAACCTGAAGATCTGATTGGTAAAGTTGACGTTGTTACGATTGCTGCAAGCACGTTGAGCCACTTTGAATTGGCTGAGATGTACTTGAAAAATGGAATTCACGTCAATGTCGAGAAGCCGATCACGGCCACTGTTCCTCAGGCAGAAATTCTTGTAAAGCTTGCTAAAGAAAAAAATCTGAAGTTAGCAGTAGGGCACATTGAACGATTCAATCCGTCGGTGATTGAGATTAAGAAGAATCTTAAAGGTCTGAAGTTTTTGGAACTGACTCGCATGGCTCCTTATAAGGCGCGCGGCGCTGACGTGAGTGTGCTTCATGACTTAATGATTCATGATATCGACATGCTTTATAATCTTACTGGAAGCGAAATTAAATCAATGACGGCCTCGGGTAGTAAATTGATTTCTCCAGCGCTTGATGTGGCTTCTGTATCTATGGTTATGGAAAACGGAGTGCACGCATTGATTAATGTGAGCCGTATTGCCACCAACACTGTTCGCTCGGTGAGAGTGGTTCAAGAAGAGAACACTCTTTTTGCAAATACAGGCACGCATGAGTTAGAAAAAGTTGAAAAGGGCAGTGCTGAAGAACCGATTCGTATTACGAAGTGGACTCTTGAGAAGGCAGATGCTCTGCAAGCAGAAACAAATGCGTTTATTAAAGCTGTGTTAAATAATGAAGAGCCAGTTGTTACTGGAGTTGATGGTTTAAGAGCTTTAAGAACAATTGAAGAAATCGAAAAGTTGATAGGTAAGTAGTAATGAATGAAGTCTTGATTGTCGCCGCCGAAGCATCCAGTGTTACATATGCTCAAAGAATTCTTGAGATGTGGAAGTCACAGGGTAAAAAAGTTCATGCTTTTGGTGTCGGCAGTCAGGACATGGAAAACCTAGGCTTTGAGCGCCTCGGAAAATCTGAAGAGATGGCTGTTGTCGGAGCTGCCGAAATTATTTCTCAGTACAGTCATTTGAAATCAGTATTCGATAAATTAGTTGAAGAAGCAGGTAAACGTCGTCCAAAGGTTGCGATCGTCATGGATTACCCAGAGTTTAACCTGATGCTTGCCAAGAAGCTTCACGCGCTGGGTATTCCTGTTGTGTACTACATTTCTCCGCAGGTGTGGGCATGGCGCAAGGGACGCGTTGAAACTATTAAAAAATACTGTCAAAAAGTTTTCGTTCTTTTTCCATTTGAAGTTAAGTTCTATGAAGAGCATGGCGTTCCGGTGGAGTTCGTAGGGCATCCATTGCTCGATGAAATTGACGATCGTCTTTTGACAGATCCAGGCTATTTAAAAAGCCATCGCAATCAATGTGGAATTCGTGACGACGAAATCGTTCTTGGTCTTATGCCAGGAAGTCGCAGACTCGAATTAAAGCAGCACTTTCAGATTCAGTTGGATACCGCACGCATTCTTTCTAAAAAGTATAAGAATTTAAAAATTCTAATTTTAACGGCTCCAACATTTAGCAAAGAGCAGATGCAAGACTATCTGGAAGACTTCCGTTTGCCTTATATCCTTTTAAAAGATGAACCATTCCGTATGATTCATTTAGTGGACATGATGCTTGTGGCTTCTGGAACCGCGACTTTACAAGTGGGCATTATGAAGCGTCCTATGGTCATCATGTATAAGATGAAATGGTTGACGGGGATCTTCGCAAAACTCTTTGTGCGCGGAACTAAATACTTTGGTCTTGCGAATCTAATTTTAGGTAAAGAGGCCGTGCCTGAAAGATTTCAATCAGACGCCAATCCAGAGTTATTAGCATCTTTACTTTCTCGTTATATCGAAGAGCCTGAGTATAAAGCTCAGGTCATTTCTGATTTGGAAGAGCTTCGCCAACATCTTGGAGATAAAGGAGCTACTCAGAGAGTTGTTAAGGCTCTCGATGAGTATTTGCAATCATGAGACCGTATTTAAGACCAATTTCATTTCTGTATGAACAAGTTGTTGGTGTTAAGAATTTTCTCTATGACAAGGGAGTCTTAGCTCAGAACTCTGTCGGTGTTCCTGTTATTAGTATCGGGAATTTGACAGTGGGTGGGACAGGGAAGACTCCGGTGACAGATTTTTGTCTGAAGTCGTTAGTTGCAGATGGAAAAAAAGTGGCGGTTATCAGTCGCTCCTACAAAGCAGACGCTGAGGCCCCTTCGCTCGTGGATACAGAGCATCGCTACGCGGCTCGGTACTACGGTGATGAACCTGTTCTCTTGGCGCAAAC carries:
- a CDS encoding hypothetical protein (COG2825 Outer membrane protein) — translated: MKKLLIALAVFASASFAHAQAKVGFVDMQKAIQTTAAGKKAKTELEGEFNKKKKELEKKEADLKKMGEDLEKKKSVLSEEALAKKQAEFQEEMLKYRDVVGKSQVEIQKKERDLTAPILEKMRKVIATLAKDQGYAMVLENSQMVLYATPEADLTDAVVKAFEKTK
- a CDS encoding UDP-N-acetylglucosamine acyltransferase (COG1043 Acyl-[acyl carrier protein]--UDP-N-acetylglucosamine O-acyltransferase), whose protein sequence is MANYIVHPSSVLSPDVELADDVVIGPYCLIQGKVKIGKGTFVEGHVTLGSRYGIVEIGENNHFSPGAVIGGPPQDHSYKGEPTKLIIGNNNKFREFSTANLATSKADGITEIGNNNYFMAYTHVGHDCKIGNDVTIANDSHLGGHCIIEDGVTIGGVSAFNQFTKVGRGAFIAGSAVVNKDILPFSRAQGTYATIRATNKIGLARKGYSREEIANVHKAIRIMIMGSSTVEEGIARIKEECVMSDNIKYFIDFVQSSKRGIAVDRSPKNWKDDE
- a CDS encoding lipid A disaccharide synthase (COG0763 Lipid A disaccharide synthetase); translated protein: MNEVLIVAAEASSVTYAQRILEMWKSQGKKVHAFGVGSQDMENLGFERLGKSEEMAVVGAAEIISQYSHLKSVFDKLVEEAGKRRPKVAIVMDYPEFNLMLAKKLHALGIPVVYYISPQVWAWRKGRVETIKKYCQKVFVLFPFEVKFYEEHGVPVEFVGHPLLDEIDDRLLTDPGYLKSHRNQCGIRDDEIVLGLMPGSRRLELKQHFQIQLDTARILSKKYKNLKILILTAPTFSKEQMQDYLEDFRLPYILLKDEPFRMIHLVDMMLVASGTATLQVGIMKRPMVIMYKMKWLTGIFAKLFVRGTKYFGLANLILGKEAVPERFQSDANPELLASLLSRYIEEPEYKAQVISDLEELRQHLGDKGATQRVVKALDEYLQS
- a CDS encoding oxidoreductase family protein (COG0673 Predicted dehydrogenases and related proteins), which encodes MSKVLRGAVVGVGYLGQFHAQKYANCPDVELIGVCDAFPEQADKIAANMEVQSFHKPEDLIGKVDVVTIAASTLSHFELAEMYLKNGIHVNVEKPITATVPQAEILVKLAKEKNLKLAVGHIERFNPSVIEIKKNLKGLKFLELTRMAPYKARGADVSVLHDLMIHDIDMLYNLTGSEIKSMTASGSKLISPALDVASVSMVMENGVHALINVSRIATNTVRSVRVVQEENTLFANTGTHELEKVEKGSAEEPIRITKWTLEKADALQAETNAFIKAVLNNEEPVVTGVDGLRALRTIEEIEKLIGK